A segment of the Numida meleagris isolate 19003 breed g44 Domestic line chromosome 21, NumMel1.0, whole genome shotgun sequence genome:
CCATCATACCCTAACAACCCTATTTTGACCCCCAAAACCCTGCTTTCACCCCAAAAAGATGAACTCCCTTTGGGCATCTTGCTCTTAGGATGTAAAGGAGAATAAAAGCCATGGGGTTATCCAGCAGGGTTCGATGGGGATGGGCATCCCGAgcgaggcagcagcagggatttgctgtgcagagctgggacacCAGCAAAGGGCGTAGACAAGTCCCGGTCTCCAATCAGGCCCTGGAGGTTTGGCCATGGGCCCAATAAATGCTGAGCTGGAGGGTGGGGAGGCACTGAGCCCGCAGGCGGcaacaggaggaggaggaggaggaggaggaggatgagcaCCAGggtgctgagccctggggggcacagagcccccagcagcccccagcagacCTCATCCAGACCTTGGACGTCCTTCCTCATCCAGGACATCCTACGAGATGGGGTGGAGAGGGGAGAAAGGATGGATCAAGGTGGGAGACCTGAGGATGGGAAGCAGCAGGATGGCCCCggagcatccccagcacagccccacgaTGTGAATCCAGGTAAGGGGGGTTGTGGGATGCCCACCCTTAGGGCAAGATGACGGTTCAGCTTTGAATTCCTCCAACCCGAGTAACCCATGCATAACCAAATTACCCAGGCTTCAAACACAAGGAGCATTGAGAGCAACAGCAACTGCATGCAAAGATTTCTGCAGGCACTTCAGATAACTCAAAGCACAGGAGCTGCCCACAACTTTGGCAAATTAAAAGCCCAGAGGATGCATTTCTGCAATAGCAAGCTTAAGATTCCCTTTAATGCAAATGCAACCCTTGGTGCAGCTGTTgggtggtgctgctgcagctatACTTGCCATGCACCAATTGCAATGCTCTGCTGCacttgctgcttgctttcctgcttGCTCAGCACCAGTTGCaatgctctgctcctgcctgtTGCATTGCACATACTGTGCGTTATGCATATCAGCCCTACTCCTATGGAAGCAACACCAGCAGCACCTCCTTTTAGCACTCAGTGTCTAAACTTGCAGAAGGAGGGAGCTGAAAATTGCATGCAATTGCATGACATCTTGGATGCAATGCAGCTTTGAGCTGTGCAATGGGAGCAAGAgcccagctgggctgcagcatccAAAAAACAAAGTTGAGCTTGCTAAGAGAGACCTTGCCAGGGGAATTTGGgctttctgtgttgcttttattaaaagaagTTCCTACAAAGAGTGGGTTCTGATACACTCACCCAGATGgctattaagaaaaataatgaaaagccTTTGGAAATCTCCCAGAATGCAGCTCAGGGATTTCGGTGGGGATGGAATTCAGCTCTTTGTGTTTCCATCTTGAGTGTTATGTTCACCTCTTAAGAAAATATACTCAGAAGTgactaaagggaaaaaaactggCTGCAGTCCACTGGGAGGAAAGGAACTACGGCGTAAATAAAAGGCTGGAGAGGTTTGCACAGCTACAGGTGTCACCGTAAAATTCCCAATGGCACATTGTATGCAACAGCAATGCCTTGAGATGTCACCAGCACTGCAAAATGGCCCTTTTAGGGGTTGGGTTTTCCCTGTAGGAATTGAGAGTAGGGGGTGTTTGGGAGAAAATAACTCCCTTGGATGAGATTAATTCCATCAAGCAGAGAGTTCACTGTGTTAAACTGAAGGATCTCCAGGGCAGTGGGAATGTTCTGCTCTATGGGCAGgggtaggaaagaaaaaaactgggGAAATGAGTGATTTGGGTGGTTAACAAGTGAGGGAACAGGTGATTTGGGTGATTACAATTGAGGAAACAAGTGATCTGGGTGCTTAGAAAGCGAGGAAACAAGTGATTTGTGAATATTTTGCTCAATGGGAAgggataagaaagaaaaaaagtggggaAATCAGAGATTTGGGTCatgaaaaaatgaggaaagaagtgATTCGGGTGATGGAAATTGGGGAAACAAGTGATGTGGGTGAttaaaagcaaggagaaaagatTTGTGAATATTTCACTCtatggaagggaatggaaaaggagaaaagtgaggaaatcagtgatggaaaaatgagagaagaagcAGTTTGGGTTGATGAAAATGGAGGAAACGAGTGGTTTGGGTGATTGAAAGCAAGGAGATGAGTGATTTGGGCAACGAAAAAGCCAGGAGGATAGTGGCATGTGAACACTTCTCTTCATGGGGAGggataggaaagaaagaagtgaggaAATAGGTGGTCTAGGTGAtgaaaatagaaggaagaagCGATTTGGGCAATGGAAACCCAAGGAACCCAGCAGTTGGGGCAGGTTCTCGGTGGGTGACTCTCAGCCCTCTCCCCTTGCAGATGCTGAGACCCCCCCGTGTGGCCATGACCCCCCCCAGAAGGAGCTGCCCAGACCCCCCCGGCCAGCGAAGCGCTCGCGGGCGGCCTTCACCCACAGCCAAGTGTTGGAGTTGGAGCGGAACTTCAGCCGCCAGAAATACCTGTCGGCCCCCGAGAGAGCTCACCTGGCCCAGAACCTGCAGCTGAGCGAGACGCAAGTGAAGATCTGGTTCCAGAACCGCCGCTACAAGACCAAGAGGAGAGCGGGGGGCTCCGGCCTGGAGGTCGGGACCACTCACAAAGCATCTGTtcttcccccagccccactgctggccCTGCACGGGGCCGCTcgctgcctgccctgcctctGTTACTGGAGCCCTGCTGCGTGGTGAGCGCCGTGCATGGGGTGTTTTCCCCTcaaatggtgttttgtttttttttttccccacccccATGCCTTGTAGCCCTTGGTCATGTTGATTCAGAGATGCGCCATCGAGTTCAAGTGATGCTCCGTGTTCTCTGGTGGAGAGCCAGCCCCTGCCATCGCTAGGGTTTTAGCCAAAGAATCAGAAAgccaaattattattattactattattattactgttgttattactactattattattaataataaatccCCAAAGCTTTTACAAGGGTCGATCCGCAGCAAAGAATCCCACCCGATGCTCAGCACCTTCTCATTGCATCACCATCCTTTCTCATTGCCAGGTTTCagccagagaaacaaaaagccatGAAAGCTGAACATCCCCATAGCTTTTAACAACGCCTGCCGTGATCAAACATGGGGCAATTTTGGGggcagaaagcaagaaattgtgtctgcctgcagaaagcaattccccatccatccctccataAGCACTGCGTGTCCCCCCAATTCTTTGCAACCCCCACCAACTGGGTGAAGCACAACAGCTCACCCTGTGCACCAGCTGTTCCATCATGTGATTTTTAAttgttatctttaaaaaaaaaaaggaaaaaaaaccaaaacatctgcatttccaCCGCTAATCCCACAATTTCTCATGGACTGTATTTTCTCCACGGTTCCCACATGCGTTGGGGTTGGGGGGGCATTCAGCCCCACCCCGTTGCAAGCAACAAAACCCCTCAGGTTCCCcatgggcacagagctgcctctgGGGCTGCCCGATGCCACCGGTGCCATTGCAAAGTGGGAATCTGTGCCAACAGGCACCGGGAACGGGGACAATAGCTCAGTGATAGACGGGTTTTGCATATCCGGGTGCTGCCGCTGCTGGAAAGCTCACATACAATCTGGTGAAAATAGCAACAGCTCCAAGAGCTCAACTTCTACAAAGCTCCCAGGGccaaggctgcagggtgacacTTTTGCTTGCAAAGCTCGCGCACAGACGTAGCAAATAGGGAGCTCTGGGGTAGGAGGATGGGGCAGGGAATGTGCAAAGCAAATCTTTGCGGTGGATACTCAGTTTCCAGTGCCGTAAAAGCTGTTGGCTCTGCTTGGAGGACAGCGGTCTGAACTACCCCTATCTGCAGATAACATTTTCTCCCATCTCCTACTCTCGGGGCTGTGTTGCATTTGGCTCCTGCGCAGCCCTGCTCTTATCCACTTGACTTGGAACAAAGGAGTCCTTGTGCTGCTCGAGGGGAGGACATCCTGCAGAATCCACCCTGGGATGCCACTGAACGCAGGGACACGATGCTTGCACCCACAAAAAAGAATGAGATGGGGTTGACACCGCGTCCTTTGCGCAGTGAAAAAATCTATTGTTGCATTGGGAAGGACCAAATTGAGCCCACTCGTCATGGATGGGAAAATTAGACTTAAACTCAACTTCTTGAATGCTTCTTTGGGAAAAACATTGTCCTTTTTGTGGTTTCAGCCCCTTTAAACATCCCTTTGTTGCTTCAGCACCCAAATACTCCATACTTAACTTTGCTGATATAAAGCCTGGTGCAAGTAGTTGCTAtattttgtacatattttttgaTACTGCTTTATCCAGTGTGGGTTGTCCTTTGGAATAAAGAGCTCAGAACCTTTGCTAAGAACAAGCTGCCTCTGTAGGTTCTTGCtctgggtttgggttttttcagtgtttcctaTTGCTGCCATGAAATCACCGACATCTTCTCAAGAAAATAGCTACTGTGAATGTTGCACCAATGTCACTGTTAGCAAATCACTGCTCATTGCTGTTCCTATGTCCCCAGCACCAAACACTGCTACATCACTCATCCATTAACCCATTCACATTATTCCATTAACTGCCATCCATCAGATGAGCACAGTACAAGTGATCATTCCCCCAAAAGGAAGAGTGAAACACGTTCTTGTGACCCCCAGTTTTTCTGCAATTCCACAATTAAATCCCAATCACCGTGGCCTCCAGGTTTTCGGTCCTGATGCACTGCCCAGAGCACTGCTCCTGGGTTTGCTTTCTGCCCTAAAAGCCCAAAGCAAAGCCAAGGAGCTGCCCAAGTCCTGCAGGTGGGATTTTTAGCACAAAGTAAGACAAACTataggaatcatagaatcattaaggttggaaaagaccactaaggtcaaGTCTAACCATCAACCCGCCCCCATCATGCCCATAGAACCATAGgattgttaaggttggaaaagacctctaagatcatcccCAAGGCCAACCCAccccccccatgcccactaactaCATCCCcgagtgccacatctccacatttcctgaacacctccagggacggtgactccctgaacctcccctgccaCAACTTAAGGCCGTTACCTCTCACCCTATAGAGCTGTAATCTTTTGATGACCAAATAACCCAAGAGTGTCCAAGCACCAACCCCAAGGGGAACTCCATGGTGGGTTTCCCAGTGATAACCAGCCGCTTGATtcatagaaaaaagaaaaatcccaccCAGACAACAGAGGCACAGAGTTTTAATCAGCCCTAACGAAGCAGAACTTCTGTTTGTGCACGGCCAGAAACAGAAAGCATCATTTAACATCTGTCAATTAGCATCACGCTCCGCCGCGAACGTATCCTTCAAGATTAAACACTGTCTAATGCTGACATAACATTTTCACTTGCCTGTGCCAAATCATTTATTAAagcttaccaaaaaaaaaaaaagaaaaaaaaatagggctGCCTTTGGATAATGTAACTGTTGACTAACATTTGCATGCAATAAACCACATACTTGGCAAGAGCGCGTGGGATTGAGGCCAACAAAAATCCTCGGCTTGACCTACGCaacatttgcaaagcagagcagtgggaaTGGGCTCTCTGCAAGGAGCTGTGAGCAGGGGATGCAGAACACAAGGACGTCCAAAGCGGAGTCAGAGTATTCCCCCAGTTTCGGTACCCAGATATGAGGAAGGTGCTTTGGAGGGGAAAGCAGCAAATCTTTTGGGAAGTGTGGGTGCTCCCCGAGGAGAGAGGCAAGCAAACCCACAAAGCACCAGGATTTAGAGCTCTTTGAAACCCTTGAGGATATTCAATATTTACTATTCTTACACTGGATGCTCTTGTCATCCAAGGAAACACTTAATCTCCTTCTAATCCCACTCTGCAGTAAGGATGTCCCGCGGCGGGCACCTCGCAGCCCACGCTAAGAGCTGCTCTAAAGGCAGCCACCCCAGGCGATGCCATCACTGCCACCAAAACATGGGACGTGATGGGTCTGTCTGCCCTGGGGAAATGAGAACTGCTAACAACCGCAACGTGTGAGTTTTGGCCTCAGCGATGGGATTTCAGCTCGCCCAGAGGGATGGTCCGTGCATGGTCTATGTGTGGTCCATGCACCTTGCAGGGATCCAGGTGAGTGATGGAGGCATAGGAAGAGTTGAGTGGATTTTCACCACAATGAAGAACTGAGagggaatgaaaatgaaaacaaacacacacacatatatatatatatatattttttttagagCCCTTTGAGTTGTGGCAGAACACAGCTCTCCAGATTGGCTCTCATGGCATTCCTGTGCGAATCTCATTCACTGTCTTTCACAAAAAGGCATCCAAGGCAcattcctcctctttcttctgttacGGTCTGAACATGAATGGGTCACGTTTGGGTTGGGAAGCTCCagattcagaggaaaaatgaaagaaaatagagtttCAGAGCCATATACTAGAGCCTGAGCTCTGGGTTTGTTGCGTTAtcccaaaaagaagaaagtgggGGCTAAGGGGACACCATGTATCAGCTCACCATGGCCCCACCATGGACCCCCAAACCACAGTAGCACCCAAAATCCCTCAGAGGGCATCTAGGCACTTCATTCAAAAACATGTTCCAAAGCCATCATGTTGTCTGCTCTATGCAGAAGTCACAGCCTAATAGCAATGAGAGGAGAT
Coding sequences within it:
- the NKX3-1 gene encoding homeobox protein Nkx-3.1 — its product is MSTRVLSPGGHRAPSSPQQTSSRPWTSFLIQDILRDGVERGERMDQGGRPEDGKQQDGPGASPAQPHDVNPDAETPPCGHDPPQKELPRPPRPAKRSRAAFTHSQVLELERNFSRQKYLSAPERAHLAQNLQLSETQVKIWFQNRRYKTKRRAGGSGLEVGTTHKASVLPPAPLLALHGAARCLPCLCYWSPAAW